The window AGCTGTATGACACAGTCCTCTAGTACTTGCGGAATGATATCGGTTACTTTTTCTTCAGATTCCAGCTTTCGCTGTAATGATAGCTTATCTGTTTCTTCTTCGAAGCGTTCTATATGATTTAAAACGGTTACGGATGCAATACCATCAATATCACCCATTATTTTGGTGAAACCTAAAGGGGTTTTGATAATGCATTCTTCCATGGTTATTCTGTGCTGTTATCTTCTATGATACCTAGTTTCTTTGCACGTGCTTCCCAGCTTTTTCTTGCAAGACTTTGTAGATCGCTTACGTTATCGCTTTCGTCCATAATCTCCATACCTAAAAGGGTTTCTATTACGTCTTCCATGGTTACAATACCACTTACGCTACCATATTCATCTACCACTAAAGCCATGTGATTTCTGGTTTCTACTAGTTTTTCAAATAGCGTCGGTATTGGTAAGTTTCTTTCTACAATGATAATGTCTCTTTTTAATTCGACTAACTTTTTAGAGCCATTACCTAAAGCCATTTCTTTAAATATTTCGTCTTTTAGAACAAGTCCTTTTATGTTGTCTTCTGTTTCAGAATATACCGGAATTCTAGAAAAACGAAGGTTCATATTTCTATTAAAAAAATCTTCGACTGTAGTTTCTTCGTTTTCCGATTGCATCACTGTACGTGGTGTCATTACGTTTTTAGCAAATACTTCTTTAAAGGTTAAAAGGTTTTTAATGATTTTACTTTCATTTCCTTCAAAAACACCTTCTTCATGTGCCATGTCTGCCATAACTAAGAAACCTTCTCGGCTTAAAACGCTTCCGTGTCCTTTACCTCCAATTAGTTTTGTGGTTAGTTGTAAAACCCATAAGATCCCTGTCCATTTTAAAGGAAAAATTAATACAAGTAAAGCCTTAGATGTAAAGTTTGCTAAGCTTTTCCAGTAGGTAGCACCTATGGTTTTAGGGATGATTTCTGAAGCTACTAATATTAATAAAGTCATTATTGCAGAAACAACACCAACGGTATTAATACCAAAAAATTCTAATTTATAAGGTAGTTTTTCTGCTTGAATACCAACCATCATAGCTCCTAAAGTATGTGCAATGGTGTTCAATGTTAGTATAGCAATAAGAGGTTTGTCTACATCTTTTTTTAGCGTTTCAAGTGTAGTTGCATACTCTTTTCCTTCTTGTTTTTTTACATTTATAAATGTTGGAGTCACACTTAAAAGTACCGCTTCTAGTATAGAACATAGAAACGAAAAGAAAATAGAGATTGTTGCCCAAAGAATTAGTGCAGTCATAAAGGATTTGTTTTTGGCTAATTTACAAAATACTATCTATAATAATCAACTTCAAGAGAATAGGTTCTTTAGCCTTTTTAAATTAGGGCTTAAACTAAATTTATTTGTGTAATTTATTGTTAATATATACATGAATTTTTGTTTTATTTCTATAAAAGTTTTTCTATAATATTTTTACCTTAAAACAGTGCAAATCTAACATCTAGTATTAAATAGAATAAAGGTAATCATTTGAATAATAGATTGCTAAATAGTGTTATGTTGATTTTTTTTGTAAATTAGTTACCTAATATACCTTTTATTGGGTATGGTATTCTTTCCCTATAGTTCTTAGTTTAGTAGCGTGATTTTATTAATAGAAATACTTATAATCTTTAATCTAAAAGTGATTAAGTTTTTCGGAATATTTAATTATGAATATGGAAACATTTAATACTGAGTTTGATATTAGTCCAATACAAATTATTGTTGAACCTTCTAGTGATGCTCTTTTGGATGGATCAGGAAAAGTGAGATTATCTATTTATCACGAAGATGCGCCAAGAAAATGGAGAAAAGTAGATGTAATAGATCAAGGTTCTAATATTTTTAATGCTAGCACAGATAAATCACGATTAATTAAAAGACCAATTCTAAAGATTAGAACCAATTTTATTGTGGATGATTTAGCTTTAAAAGAACAAATTGCAAAAACTACTACAATTACCTATAAATTAGATGATGAAAATTTTGAATCTAGTTTTGATATAAATGAAGACGAATATGATTTAGGAAGAACAACAGACGAAACTTTTAGTATTACGAAAAGAATACAAGTATTATTTAACTAATTTTAAATAGAATCAAAATGTTAAAAATAAAATTAATAATAATACTTTTTTTAATCAGTTCTTTACTATTTGCACAAGAAGAAGCATCTATTAACGATTTTAATTTTGAAAGTGTTACAAATCCTGCGTTTACACTTATCGGTGAATCACCTTCAGAAATCAATACGCCAAGCAATTTAAAAAGTCTAGCATTATACTTATCTAATGGTTTTTCCAATACAAATATTGCATTAGAAACAAATCCTTATTGGTTAATCGATTTTGAAGATAAACGTTCATATCAAAAATTTAGAGGAATTAAAATGAAACAAAATGGCGAAACATATATAGATCCTTTTATAGGATGGAAAACAAACTCATCTTTTTCTTTAGCATACATTAATAAAAAATTTGAGGGAGCTGAAGATGAAAAGAAAACAATTGCTATAGGGTATAGAACAACAATGCTAAAACTATATAATAAAGTTAGAATAGAAAAAATTAAAACAGCAATTAGTATAGTTGATAAAGGCGTAACCAAATCAATAAATATTTTATTTGAAGATTATTTTAACCAAGAGGGTATTAATAATCCAGGTACTGGAAGTTGTAACGATATTGAGAATAATACCGATTTAAAAAATGAGTTTAATACTATAGCTAGTGATTTTTTGGATAGAATTTTTGAAGAACAAGATCCTGATGATCCAGATGAAATAGCAGAACGAGGAAAATTAATTTTTGGAGATAAAAAACGAGAAGAAATAAGAGAGGAAAGTATTGTTTCTGAGTATTTTAAAGAGCGGTGCGAAAATATTTCTAGTTTTGTTAATAACCCCAAAACCATTAAACCAATACTACGTTTAGATGGAGCATTGGCTTATAGTTTTTTGTTTGAAGAAAATAAATCTGGTTCTGCAACAGCTAGCCGTTTTGGAAGTTGGATAACTGCGGATGTAGCATTGCAATTAACTAATAATAATTATTTACACATTTATGGCATTGCAAAATATATCGATGATGGTTTTAGTCTTACGGATGAAGGGCTTTATTTTACAGAAAATTTTTGGGATTATGGTGGTAAGTTAGAGTTAGAACTTAATAAATTTACATTAGCTTATGAATACTTAAAACGAACAGGTAATTATGATAAATACAGGTCTGTTGGAAATATTACATACCAATTATCTGAAAAAATGAGTATTACAGGAGGCTTTGGTAAAGACTTTCCAATAGATGAAAACCTAGTTACTATTTTAGGTGTTAATTGGGGTTTAAACCTTGGCGAAAAATCATTTTTACCAGAATAAGTCTAATTTGCGCTTACAATAACTTCACAACATCTTTAGCAACCCTTCGACTACGCTCAGGATGATAAAAAT is drawn from Lacinutrix sp. WUR7 and contains these coding sequences:
- a CDS encoding CNNM domain-containing protein — protein: MTALILWATISIFFSFLCSILEAVLLSVTPTFINVKKQEGKEYATTLETLKKDVDKPLIAILTLNTIAHTLGAMMVGIQAEKLPYKLEFFGINTVGVVSAIMTLLILVASEIIPKTIGATYWKSLANFTSKALLVLIFPLKWTGILWVLQLTTKLIGGKGHGSVLSREGFLVMADMAHEEGVFEGNESKIIKNLLTFKEVFAKNVMTPRTVMQSENEETTVEDFFNRNMNLRFSRIPVYSETEDNIKGLVLKDEIFKEMALGNGSKKLVELKRDIIIVERNLPIPTLFEKLVETRNHMALVVDEYGSVSGIVTMEDVIETLLGMEIMDESDNVSDLQSLARKSWEARAKKLGIIEDNSTE